Proteins co-encoded in one Streptomyces roseochromogenus subsp. oscitans DS 12.976 genomic window:
- a CDS encoding glycosyl hydrolase family 28 protein, whose product MPTCGTLSSAEGGCTPLISVSGAHAGIEGVRSGSGSQGRIGGRGDQDILGPSTTWWALASQAQKVNENQQNPRLITVRNADDCTLCDIDLLNSPNFQVAYQNANGFTVWGLRIKTPADARNTDGIDPGGATDVTIEDSWIQDGDYGIAVKGGSAVRNVTIAGNHFCGTHGISIGSETAGGVANVLVENNTVAGTDSSGVVGSNGIRIKGSTKSGGRVSDVS is encoded by the coding sequence ATGCCCACCTGCGGCACCCTGTCCTCAGCCGAGGGCGGCTGCACACCGCTGATCTCCGTCTCCGGCGCCCATGCCGGGATCGAGGGCGTGCGCTCCGGCAGCGGCAGCCAGGGCAGGATCGGCGGTCGCGGCGACCAGGACATCCTGGGCCCCTCCACCACCTGGTGGGCGCTGGCCAGTCAGGCCCAGAAGGTGAACGAGAACCAACAGAACCCGCGGCTGATCACCGTCAGGAACGCGGATGACTGCACCCTCTGCGACATCGATCTGCTCAACTCACCGAATTTCCAAGTCGCTTACCAGAACGCCAACGGCTTCACCGTCTGGGGCCTGCGGATCAAGACGCCAGCCGACGCCCGCAACACCGACGGCATCGACCCCGGCGGTGCGACCGACGTCACCATCGAGGACTCCTGGATCCAGGACGGCGACTACGGCATCGCCGTCAAGGGCGGCAGCGCGGTCCGCAACGTCACCATCGCGGGCAACCACTTCTGCGGCACCCACGGCATTTCCATCGGCAGCGAGACCGCCGGGGGAGTGGCCAACGTGCTGGTGGAGAACAACACCGTGGCCGGCACCGACAGTTCCGGCGTCGTAGGCAGCAACGGCATCCGCATCAAGGGCTCCACCAAGAGCGGCGGCAGGGTCTCCGACGTCAGCTAA
- a CDS encoding response regulator transcription factor, whose amino-acid sequence MRTLIIEDERGLAGAIAEGLAAEGFVTDVAHDGPDGLWRALTESYDVIVLDIMLPSLSGYEVLKRLRGASVWTPVLMLTAKDGEYDEADALDLGADDYLSKPFSYVVLVARLRALLRRGAPARPAVLRAGDLSVDPARRRCRRGEREIELTAREFALLEYLARHTDEVLSKTDILTHVWDEQFDGDTNVVEVYVGYLRRKIDVPSGRSIIETVRGAGYRLRDATG is encoded by the coding sequence ATGCGGACGCTGATCATTGAGGACGAGCGCGGACTCGCCGGGGCGATCGCCGAGGGACTCGCCGCCGAGGGCTTCGTCACGGACGTCGCCCACGACGGGCCGGACGGTCTGTGGCGGGCGCTCACCGAGTCGTACGACGTCATCGTGCTCGACATCATGCTGCCCAGCCTGTCCGGCTACGAGGTCCTCAAGCGACTGCGCGGCGCCAGCGTCTGGACACCGGTGCTGATGCTGACCGCGAAGGACGGCGAGTACGACGAGGCAGACGCCCTCGACCTCGGCGCCGACGACTATCTGAGCAAGCCCTTCTCGTACGTCGTCCTCGTCGCCCGGCTCAGGGCGCTGCTGCGCCGCGGGGCACCGGCCCGGCCCGCGGTGCTCCGGGCCGGCGACCTCAGCGTGGACCCCGCCCGCCGCCGCTGCCGGCGCGGGGAGCGGGAGATCGAACTCACCGCCCGCGAGTTCGCGCTCCTGGAGTACCTGGCCAGACACACCGACGAGGTCCTCAGCAAGACGGACATCCTCACCCACGTGTGGGACGAGCAATTCGACGGCGACACCAACGTCGTCGAGGTCTACGTCGGCTATCTCAGACGCAAGATCGACGTTCCGTCCGGCCGCAGCATCATCGAGACCGTCCGCGGCGCCGGATACCGGCTGCGCGACGCCACGGGGTGA
- a CDS encoding pectinesterase family protein → MGELIDGALYSGADCIPLFAQASSTHSARTLTVATDGSAPYWTVQAAIDAASPGDTIPVAKGVYHEVVTVPAAKSGLTIVGATGNPADVVITCDNAAG, encoded by the coding sequence GTGGGCGAACTCATTGATGGTGCCCTCTACTCCGGAGCGGACTGCATTCCGCTTTTCGCGCAGGCCAGTTCCACACACTCCGCCCGCACGCTGACCGTCGCCACGGACGGCAGCGCCCCCTACTGGACGGTCCAGGCGGCGATCGACGCCGCCTCGCCCGGAGACACCATCCCCGTCGCCAAGGGTGTCTACCACGAGGTCGTCACCGTGCCCGCCGCCAAGAGCGGGCTAACCATCGTGGGCGCCACCGGCAACCCGGCGGACGTCGTCATCACCTGCGACAACGCGGCCGGATAG
- a CDS encoding HAMP domain-containing sensor histidine kinase, which translates to MGTGARFWWARRSLRHRLTAAAALVIAAGLTSAAVLLVVWLHVSLIHGLDTTALQRAEVVAADANAAQAGTEIPATDHGDVAVQIVDRDGTVIASSGNLRGRPRAFSFPASRSSTPHAHTVHDIPVGENGAWRAVGVPAGSAGHPLTVYVAVPTEGIDQGLARLTAGLAAGTPAVVALLTAVVWQLTGHALRPVEAMRAQTAEITTSDLSRRLDVPPTADALARLARTLNDLLARLDTATRRQRRFIADAAHELRSPLSSLHTRLDVSARHARSPEAQALAASLLRDSERLIRLVDDLLQLARLDDQPRIRTRPVDLDEIVFTEVREARRRTPHPIDQHAVGAARVQGDADALARVVRNLLDNAVRYARSRVTVSLHTEDGIARLVVADDGPGIPEADRERVFERFTRLDEARSRDTGGSGLGLAIVYEVVTAHHGRALIEGNHLGARLVVLLPAQEP; encoded by the coding sequence GTGGGCACCGGCGCCCGGTTCTGGTGGGCCCGCAGATCACTGCGGCACCGGCTGACCGCCGCCGCGGCCCTGGTCATCGCCGCCGGTCTGACCTCGGCCGCCGTCCTCCTCGTCGTCTGGCTGCACGTCAGTCTGATCCACGGCCTGGACACCACCGCCCTCCAGCGCGCCGAGGTCGTCGCGGCGGACGCCAACGCCGCCCAGGCCGGCACGGAGATACCCGCCACCGACCACGGAGACGTCGCCGTACAGATCGTCGACCGCGACGGCACCGTGATCGCCAGCTCCGGGAACCTCCGCGGCCGGCCGCGGGCGTTCTCCTTTCCGGCGAGCCGGTCCAGCACTCCGCACGCCCACACCGTGCACGACATCCCCGTCGGCGAGAACGGCGCCTGGCGGGCCGTCGGCGTCCCCGCCGGATCAGCCGGCCATCCCTTGACGGTGTACGTCGCCGTACCCACCGAAGGCATCGACCAGGGGCTGGCCCGGCTCACCGCCGGCCTGGCCGCCGGAACACCGGCGGTCGTCGCCCTGCTCACGGCGGTGGTGTGGCAACTCACCGGGCACGCGCTGCGCCCAGTGGAGGCCATGCGTGCCCAGACCGCCGAGATCACCACCTCCGACCTCAGCCGTCGGCTCGACGTACCACCCACCGCGGACGCCCTCGCCCGGCTCGCCCGGACACTCAACGACCTGCTGGCACGCCTGGACACCGCGACCCGGCGGCAGCGGAGGTTCATCGCGGACGCCGCCCACGAACTGCGCAGCCCCCTCAGCTCCCTGCACACCCGCCTCGACGTGTCCGCCCGGCACGCCCGCTCGCCGGAGGCACAGGCCCTCGCCGCATCCCTGCTGCGGGACAGCGAACGCCTCATCCGCCTCGTCGACGACCTCCTCCAGCTGGCGCGCCTCGACGACCAGCCACGAATCCGGACGCGCCCCGTCGACCTGGACGAGATCGTCTTCACCGAGGTCCGCGAGGCCCGCCGCCGCACGCCCCACCCGATCGACCAGCACGCCGTGGGCGCGGCCCGTGTACAAGGCGATGCGGATGCCCTCGCCCGTGTCGTCCGTAACCTCCTCGACAACGCCGTGCGTTACGCCCGCAGCAGGGTCACGGTCAGTCTGCACACCGAGGACGGCATCGCCCGCCTGGTCGTCGCCGACGACGGCCCCGGCATCCCGGAGGCCGACCGGGAACGCGTCTTCGAACGCTTCACCCGCCTGGACGAAGCGCGGTCCCGGGACACCGGCGGCAGCGGCCTCGGCCTGGCCATCGTTTACGAGGTCGTCACGGCCCACCACGGTCGCGCCCTGATCGAGGGCAATCACCTCGGAGCGCGGCTCGTCGTTCTGCTCCCTGCGCAGGAGCCCTGA
- a CDS encoding Pls/PosA family non-ribosomal peptide synthetase, whose translation MTSHTAAPPDVPAQGCTATAVDGLNRFFEDSCDRTPHAVALECGARRLTYAELDARANRVAHRLRRLGIGPGSGAALLLPRSVEMYAGLLGVCKAGAAFVPVDPEAPADRVAHILRDAGAKAVLTTSARAADARRAVPHGACAVVEMGCGWEDPALPPATRPSEGTSSTADPLAYVMYTSGSSGRPKGVEIARSSIRNFVRVVSPVYDIRSSDRVYQGMTISFDFSIEEIWPTWAAGATLVAGPTGTGRLGGELADFLDRHQVTVLYCVPTLLATIPRDLPRLRSIFVGGEACPAALVERWSRPGRRIVNTYGPTEATVTATVQELRPSRPVTIGRPLPTYTAVLLDERHEPVPQGAVGEICLGGPGLARGYVGRPDLTADRFIRHALAPGGGRLYRTGDLGRMTAQGEIEYLGRADAEVKIRGYRVSLEEIESVLMEDPGVAQAAAALVPREGAEQQVLAGYVVRAADGGVDAPALAARLRDRLRRALPAYMVPATLDFLDRLPLSPSGKTDRARLPRPSGRRLAASDHVAPLRDARQARVRDAWARALGLPPEEVPAEADFFTDLGGHSLLAAHAVSLLREQGGDTGPTLRDLYENPTVRTFTACLYEQRGNSGDEAAGQCPRVAPLRHSRAKIAWAGLVHAAALYSLLLLFTAPLAFWCAARHGRLQGTGAVGPALAVLAGYLAVRWLAPVLLARPLAAGIRPGRYPLWGATYVRLWTLDVLLLGMSPLRVLSGSALMGPYLRLLGARVGPGTTIVTSLIGLPRLLRIGGDAAIGYGATLRPWQVADGWVTVAPITIGARAYVGAGAVCEPGAELGPGAALGEQSLAGPGEPIPAGGRRAGSPARPVEALSPLVESLLSAPRPTDRQRARHLAATLLGLFLLEAVPVGAAAPGVALCWWGWRHGEPAVAALFGPVFVATVCLIVAVGRRAVLPRTPVGVHPVRSALGVRKWVADKLLEESLALTNSLYATLYTVPWLRLLGARVGRGVEVSTVAHIDPDLLTLRDGSFVADMAGVGVAAFAAGRMAFAPTEVGRRAFVGNAALVPAGSRLGPGCLVGVGSVPPSGSLPDGSTWLGSPALRLPVRQDSGRYPEKLTFRPTRRAVLGRLAIEFFRATLPATLLAAGGFGYLLALSRLAPHTGTVVTTLVSPSLAMGAMAAVVGCCALAKWVVASRYRPRVEPLWSLFVRRTEFVTGLFETAAVPAGVGALVGTPFLPPVLRLFGARIGRRTWIGTTYLTEFDLVEVGDDAAIGLHVSLQTHLFEDRVMKMSRVTVGPGASIGPRTVVLYDAVVGSGVRLGALSLVMKGEHLPSGTDWQGLPAEGRATFTCRNRP comes from the coding sequence ATGACTTCCCACACTGCCGCGCCGCCTGACGTCCCGGCGCAGGGCTGTACGGCCACCGCAGTGGACGGCCTCAACCGGTTCTTCGAGGATTCATGCGACCGCACCCCGCACGCCGTGGCTCTCGAATGCGGAGCCCGGCGTCTGACCTACGCCGAACTGGACGCCCGGGCCAACCGGGTCGCCCACCGGCTGCGCCGTCTTGGCATCGGCCCGGGCAGCGGCGCCGCGCTGCTGCTGCCTAGGTCTGTGGAGATGTACGCGGGCCTGCTCGGCGTGTGCAAGGCGGGTGCGGCGTTCGTGCCGGTCGATCCGGAAGCGCCTGCCGACCGGGTGGCTCACATCCTCCGGGACGCCGGTGCCAAGGCTGTGCTGACCACGTCCGCCCGTGCGGCCGACGCGAGGCGTGCGGTGCCGCACGGGGCGTGCGCGGTCGTCGAGATGGGATGCGGTTGGGAGGATCCAGCATTGCCACCCGCCACGCGGCCATCCGAAGGAACGAGCAGCACGGCGGACCCGCTGGCCTATGTGATGTACACCTCGGGATCCAGCGGCAGGCCGAAGGGCGTGGAGATAGCCAGGTCGAGCATCCGCAACTTCGTGCGCGTCGTCTCCCCGGTCTACGACATCCGGTCCTCGGACCGTGTGTACCAGGGCATGACCATCTCCTTCGACTTCTCGATCGAGGAGATCTGGCCCACCTGGGCAGCCGGCGCCACACTCGTCGCGGGCCCCACGGGCACGGGACGGCTGGGCGGGGAACTCGCCGACTTCCTGGACCGGCACCAGGTGACCGTCCTGTACTGCGTGCCCACCCTGCTGGCGACCATCCCCCGGGACCTCCCGCGCCTGCGCAGCATCTTCGTCGGCGGCGAGGCGTGCCCCGCCGCGCTGGTCGAACGCTGGAGCAGGCCGGGGCGGCGCATCGTCAACACCTACGGGCCGACCGAGGCGACCGTCACGGCCACGGTTCAGGAACTGCGCCCGAGCCGGCCGGTGACCATCGGCCGGCCCCTGCCGACGTACACGGCCGTCCTCCTCGACGAGCGGCACGAGCCGGTGCCGCAGGGGGCCGTCGGGGAGATCTGCCTCGGCGGGCCAGGGCTTGCCCGGGGCTACGTCGGTCGCCCGGACCTGACCGCCGACCGCTTCATCCGCCATGCCCTGGCGCCTGGCGGCGGGCGCCTGTACCGCACCGGTGACCTCGGCAGGATGACCGCACAGGGGGAGATCGAGTACCTCGGGCGCGCCGACGCGGAGGTGAAGATCCGCGGCTACCGGGTGTCGCTCGAAGAGATCGAGAGCGTGCTCATGGAGGATCCGGGCGTCGCACAGGCGGCCGCGGCGCTCGTCCCGCGCGAGGGTGCCGAACAGCAGGTCCTGGCCGGATACGTCGTGCGGGCGGCGGACGGCGGCGTCGACGCTCCGGCTCTCGCCGCCAGGCTGCGCGACCGCCTGCGGCGTGCCCTGCCCGCCTACATGGTCCCGGCGACGCTGGACTTCCTGGACCGGCTGCCGCTCTCGCCGAGTGGCAAGACCGACCGGGCGCGGCTGCCCCGGCCGTCGGGCCGCCGCCTCGCGGCATCCGATCACGTGGCTCCGCTCCGCGACGCGCGGCAGGCGCGTGTGCGCGACGCGTGGGCCCGCGCGCTCGGTCTCCCGCCCGAGGAGGTGCCGGCCGAGGCCGACTTCTTCACCGACCTCGGCGGGCACTCCCTGCTCGCAGCCCACGCCGTGTCCCTGCTTCGGGAACAGGGCGGTGACACCGGCCCGACGCTGCGCGACCTGTACGAGAACCCCACCGTGCGGACCTTCACGGCGTGCCTGTACGAACAGCGGGGCAATTCCGGCGACGAGGCCGCCGGGCAGTGCCCTCGCGTGGCGCCGCTGAGGCACAGCCGCGCGAAGATCGCATGGGCGGGACTGGTCCACGCGGCGGCGCTCTACTCCCTCCTGCTGCTGTTCACGGCGCCGCTGGCCTTCTGGTGCGCGGCTCGTCACGGACGGCTGCAGGGCACGGGCGCCGTCGGACCGGCGCTCGCGGTGCTGGCCGGCTACCTGGCCGTACGCTGGCTCGCCCCTGTCCTGCTCGCCCGGCCTCTGGCCGCCGGGATCCGGCCCGGCCGGTACCCGTTGTGGGGGGCCACTTACGTGCGCCTGTGGACGCTCGACGTGCTGCTGCTCGGCATGAGCCCGCTGCGGGTGCTCAGCGGATCCGCGCTGATGGGCCCTTACCTGCGACTCCTCGGGGCGCGGGTCGGCCCTGGCACCACCATCGTCACGAGCCTGATCGGACTGCCCAGGCTGCTGCGCATCGGCGGTGACGCGGCGATCGGCTACGGAGCCACCCTGCGCCCCTGGCAGGTCGCCGACGGATGGGTCACGGTCGCTCCGATCACCATCGGGGCACGGGCGTACGTCGGCGCGGGCGCCGTCTGTGAACCCGGCGCCGAGCTGGGGCCCGGTGCCGCGCTCGGCGAGCAGTCCCTGGCCGGCCCGGGCGAGCCGATCCCTGCAGGAGGCCGCCGCGCCGGATCACCCGCCCGCCCCGTCGAGGCACTCTCGCCGCTCGTCGAGTCGCTGCTGAGCGCCCCGCGCCCGACGGACCGCCAGCGGGCACGGCACCTGGCCGCCACCCTGCTCGGCCTGTTCCTGCTGGAAGCGGTGCCCGTCGGCGCGGCCGCGCCGGGCGTCGCCCTGTGCTGGTGGGGGTGGCGGCACGGCGAGCCCGCCGTGGCCGCGCTGTTCGGCCCCGTCTTCGTGGCCACGGTGTGCCTGATCGTCGCTGTGGGCAGGCGGGCGGTGCTGCCCAGGACGCCGGTGGGTGTCCACCCCGTACGGTCGGCGCTCGGCGTGCGCAAGTGGGTCGCGGACAAGCTGCTGGAGGAGAGCCTGGCCCTGACGAACTCGCTGTACGCCACCCTCTACACCGTCCCCTGGCTGCGACTGCTCGGCGCGCGGGTCGGGCGCGGCGTTGAAGTGTCCACCGTGGCGCATATCGACCCCGACCTGCTCACCCTCCGCGACGGCAGCTTCGTCGCCGACATGGCCGGCGTCGGCGTCGCCGCTTTCGCCGCCGGCCGTATGGCGTTCGCACCCACCGAGGTAGGCCGACGCGCCTTCGTCGGCAACGCGGCACTCGTACCCGCCGGTTCCCGGCTCGGCCCGGGCTGTCTGGTGGGCGTCGGCAGCGTGCCGCCCTCCGGCAGCCTTCCCGACGGCAGTACCTGGCTGGGCTCGCCCGCGCTACGGCTGCCGGTGCGCCAGGACAGCGGACGCTACCCCGAGAAGCTGACGTTCCGGCCGACCCGCAGGGCCGTACTGGGCCGCCTGGCCATCGAGTTCTTCCGCGCCACCCTGCCCGCGACACTGCTCGCCGCCGGCGGCTTCGGGTACCTGCTGGCCCTGAGCCGCCTCGCACCCCACACCGGGACCGTAGTCACGACGCTGGTGTCCCCGTCACTCGCCATGGGGGCGATGGCGGCTGTGGTCGGGTGCTGTGCGCTGGCCAAATGGGTGGTCGCCAGCCGGTACCGGCCGCGTGTCGAACCCCTGTGGAGCCTGTTCGTCCGCCGGACCGAGTTCGTCACGGGTCTGTTCGAGACGGCTGCGGTTCCCGCGGGCGTCGGCGCCCTGGTGGGGACCCCGTTCCTGCCGCCCGTACTGCGCCTGTTCGGCGCCCGCATCGGCCGGCGCACCTGGATCGGCACCACCTACCTGACGGAGTTCGACCTGGTGGAGGTCGGGGACGACGCCGCGATCGGACTGCACGTCTCCCTTCAGACACACCTCTTCGAGGACCGGGTGATGAAGATGTCGAGGGTGACCGTGGGCCCCGGCGCGAGCATCGGCCCGCGCACGGTGGTGCTGTACGACGCCGTGGTCGGCAGCGGGGTTCGGCTCGGCGCGCTGTCCCTGGTCATGAAGGGCGAACACCTGCCCTCGGGCACGGACTGGCAGGGCCTGCCGGCCGAAGGGCGCGCGACTTTCACATGCCGGAACCGACCGTAG
- a CDS encoding DUF1345 domain-containing protein — MTTHDTPHPGPEHWTELLHVRLERIEGLLAPADQSTESERPAWQRRTRGEQRWAVMAALLVAVSVQWALPARLSIHPHWLLPALELVMMAALWVAHPHRRIEYRSRRLRALGLLLAAAVSLANGWSAVILVRDLLHGAEGSNAVALLTAGGGIWLTNVIAFSLWYWEWDRGGPAARALGTHQHPDFLFPQMQQEGIAPEDWEPQYMDYLYVALTNATAFSPTDTMPLSRWAKLLMSTQSTISLLTLALIVARAVGVLQ; from the coding sequence ATGACCACCCATGACACCCCGCACCCCGGCCCCGAGCACTGGACCGAGCTGCTGCATGTCCGTCTGGAACGGATCGAGGGCCTGCTCGCTCCGGCCGATCAGTCGACCGAGTCCGAGCGTCCCGCGTGGCAGCGGCGCACCCGAGGCGAGCAACGCTGGGCCGTGATGGCGGCGCTGCTGGTCGCCGTCTCGGTGCAGTGGGCGCTGCCTGCACGGCTCAGCATCCACCCGCACTGGCTGCTGCCCGCCCTGGAGCTGGTCATGATGGCGGCGCTGTGGGTGGCTCATCCGCACCGGCGGATCGAGTACCGCTCCCGTCGGCTGCGCGCACTGGGCCTGCTGCTGGCCGCCGCGGTCAGCCTCGCCAACGGCTGGTCTGCCGTCATACTCGTACGGGACCTGTTGCACGGCGCCGAGGGCTCCAACGCTGTGGCCCTGCTGACGGCCGGCGGCGGCATCTGGCTGACCAACGTCATCGCCTTCAGTCTCTGGTACTGGGAGTGGGACCGGGGCGGCCCGGCGGCCCGAGCCCTGGGCACGCACCAGCACCCGGACTTCCTCTTCCCCCAGATGCAGCAGGAGGGCATCGCGCCCGAGGACTGGGAGCCGCAGTACATGGACTACCTCTACGTCGCCCTCACCAACGCCACGGCCTTCAGCCCCACCGACACCATGCCGCTGTCCCGCTGGGCGAAGCTGCTGATGTCCACGCAGTCCACGATCTCGCTGCTGACCCTGGCGCTGATCGTCGCGCGCGCGGTCGGAGTCCTGCAGTGA